The nucleotide sequence AGGCGCCACTGCCTGTCAGTCGGATGCTTTGGCCGGAGACGCCATTGCGCGTGCTCCAGATTTGCAGTGCCACGGGGGCGGCCGGATTTGTGATCCCGGCGCCCGAGATATCAATGTCTCCCGGCGTGTAGATGGTAAGCGTGGCGTCGGAGGCGAGCACGATCTTGCCGCTGGCGGCGACCCTGATGGTTTCAATGCTGTCGGGCGGCAGGTAGAGGGTGACATCTCCTTCGATGGTCAGGGTCGCGGCACCTTCGACCTTCAGGCTATTGAGCTGATACGAAGTCGCGACGCCCGGGGCTCCCATGGTCTCGGAGCTCAGATACCACGGTGGTCCACTGACGCTGCGGGGGAGGATGTAGGGGACCCTCACGGTGCCGCCGGTGGGTGGTTCCACATCCTCAAAGGCGGCGGTAAAATTGGTCGCCAAAGCGCCCGGGGCGACGTTGTAGGGTCCAGAGATGGCCATGCCTCTGGGGCCGACCTGTCCGCCCCAGCTCATGGCGAGTCCGGCGCTGCTGCCGGCCCCCACGGAGACGACGCCATACACGTCCGAACTGCCGATGCTGACGGACGGCAACGCGCCGGAAACGGTGGCCATGCGGCTGTTGTCCAGCGCCACGCCCGAGCTCCAGGGCACGGCCGGGGTGGTGGGGTCGTTGTCGGGATCGGAAATCCAGCTGTCGAACCAAGCTCCCCCGCTCGCCACAATGGTTTCGCGGGCCAACAACCCGTAGGAAAACAGCGTCCGCGTGGTGATGCCGATTCGCAGCCACTTTTCCACTTCGCTGCCGTCGGCGAGCTGAATCACGCTGCGGGCCACCACAGTGGGCGGGGAGCCGTTGTAGTTCTCCACCAGCACCTTCACGTATCCGGTGACGTTTCCGCTGTAGGCGAATCCGTCAAACTTGCGCGTGGCAGTCGATCCGCTGGTGGTCCAGCCGTCCCAGGCCGCCGCGTTGCCGGTATTGGCCTGATTGAGGGACCAAAGGCCATGTTCCAGCCCCGTCTCGGCCAAGTCGTAAGCGGCCGTCAAATAAACGGAACGGTGCGAAATCGTCGCGGTGGAATGACTGAGCGTGAGGTAGCTGGTCAGGGTGAGAGCGATGACCGC is from Synoicihabitans lomoniglobus and encodes:
- a CDS encoding DUF7305 domain-containing protein, with the translated sequence MRPNGSFATDHDRRANRGGVLLAALIFVAVIALTLTSYLTLSHSTATISHRSVYLTAAYDLAETGLEHGLWSLNQANTGNAAAWDGWTTSGSTATRKFDGFAYSGNVTGYVKVLVENYNGSPPTVVARSVIQLADGSEVEKWLRIGITTRTLFSYGLLARETIVASGGAWFDSWISDPDNDPTTPAVPWSSGVALDNSRMATVSGALPSVSIGSSDVYGVVSVGAGSSAGLAMSWGGQVGPRGMAISGPYNVAPGALATNFTAAFEDVEPPTGGTVRVPYILPRSVSGPPWYLSSETMGAPGVATSYQLNSLKVEGAATLTIEGDVTLYLPPDSIETIRVAASGKIVLASDATLTIYTPGDIDISGAGITNPAAPVALQIWSTRNGVSGQSIRLTGSGALNALIYAPDADLTLPGSTDFAGSAIVKSATLTGSGAYHYDESLKNFGSGGSLKISSYSELNSPVDRAPYAAIGGP